The Schistocerca gregaria isolate iqSchGreg1 chromosome 4, iqSchGreg1.2, whole genome shotgun sequence genome contains a region encoding:
- the LOC126266745 gene encoding uncharacterized protein LOC126266745: protein MARLTLLLVVAAALVVKASPYGDDYGYGGHHDDKNDDWNEFQRYLEHVNSDVRALVKASVDFLRWRGVPVKRALAYALQGVRVLLRLWGKILNKEKDFHHDISSLDNAKKQARHSAPWADKEIKEAEKKFPDLVNCLKEVVTGLVKTVTGILGGLGDHGGHGDHDGDGGHGGHDGWDHGGHGGHGLADGLPLGKGGHGPVGGLEIPGNLAGKGHGAAGFDVGGLLGR, encoded by the exons ATGGCTCGCCTCACGCTGCTTCTGGTGGTCGCCGCGGCACTCGTGGTGAAGGCTTCGCCCTACGGTGACGACTACGGCTACGGCGGGCATCACGACGACAAAAACGATGACTGGAACGAGTTCCAGAGGTACCTGGAGCACGTTAACAGCGACGTCCGCGCGCTCGTCAAGGCCAGCGTGGACTTCCTGCGGTGGCGCGGCGTCCCCGTGAAGAGGGCTCTGGCATACGCCTTGCAAGGTGTTCGGGTCCTGCTGCGGCTG TGGGGGAAAATACTAAATAAGGAAAAGGACTTCCACCACGATATTAGTTCACTGGACAACGCCAAGAAACAG GCACGTCACTCAGCACCCTGGGCGGATAAAGAAATAAAGGAAGCAGAGAAAAAGTTCCCTGACCTGGTTAACTGCCTCAAGGAAGTT GTGACCGGCCTAGTGAAGACCGTCACAGGCATTCTCGGTGGCCTCGGCGACCACGGTGGCCATGGTGACCACGATGGCGACGGCGGCCACGGCGGCCACGACGGCTGGGACCACGGCGGCCACGGCGGCCACGGGCTGGCCGACGGCCTGCCTCTGGGGAAGGGCGGGCACGGCCCAGTTGGCGGTCTGGAGATTCCGGGCAATCTCGCCGGCAAAGGACACGGCGCCGCCGGTTTCGACGTAGGTGGCCTACTGGGACGGTGA